Within Caproicibacterium argilliputei, the genomic segment CCGGCGAGCGTCCCCAAAACCGACTCCCAGTGCATGGTATCCATCGCCACGCAGACCGCCTGTGCCATGCCGGTCAGCGTTTTGATAATCACCAGATTGCCCGTGCTAACAATGGAAACGGCGCTGTCTTTCAGCAGAGAATAAAATTTATTGGAAATATCCTTGTTCTCTTCCCTGCCGGTGGAATACCGGTACTGCCCGTCTGCAGAAAGTGTTTTAACCAGACGCAGTTCCTTAATATCGCGCGAAACCGTTGCCTGCGTCACTTCAAAGCCGGACTCCCGCAGGCGGCGCAGCAGTTCTTCCTGCGTATC encodes:
- a CDS encoding arginine repressor, translating into MKTRRHAKILELISQYTIDTQEELLRRLRESGFEVTQATVSRDIKELRLVKTLSADGQYRYSTGREENKDISNKFYSLLKDSAVSIVSTGNLVIIKTLTGMAQAVCVAMDTMHWESVLGTLAGDDTIFVAMRSEHASQQFVAELTRMMG